Proteins co-encoded in one Pseudarthrobacter chlorophenolicus A6 genomic window:
- the ruvX gene encoding Holliday junction resolvase RuvX: MADPATAGGYPQGVKLGVDVGTVRVGVAICDRDSILATPYKTLDRNTKKNSDVRLIAKLAEELGAVQVIVGMPRTMKGEEHASARMASDYAGLLAAELAARGLDVPVNMVDERLSSVSAHRNLHEAGMSSRNHRKVVDQVAAAGILQHAIDMQKARGADVGSRVTAPSPSVDLGDSGTDESVRATPDTARFSDNGRQQ; this comes from the coding sequence ATGGCCGATCCCGCAACCGCCGGCGGCTACCCCCAGGGCGTCAAACTGGGGGTAGACGTTGGCACGGTCCGGGTGGGGGTGGCCATCTGCGACCGTGACTCCATCTTGGCCACGCCGTACAAGACCCTGGACCGGAACACCAAGAAGAACTCCGACGTTCGCCTGATCGCGAAACTGGCGGAGGAACTGGGAGCTGTGCAGGTCATCGTCGGCATGCCCCGCACCATGAAGGGCGAGGAACACGCTTCTGCGAGGATGGCGTCCGACTATGCCGGCCTGCTGGCGGCCGAACTCGCGGCCCGCGGCCTGGACGTGCCGGTCAACATGGTTGACGAGCGGCTCAGCAGCGTCTCGGCGCACCGCAACCTGCATGAAGCTGGCATGAGCAGCAGGAACCACCGTAAAGTAGTTGATCAGGTCGCGGCGGCAGGCATCCTGCAGCACGCCATCGACATGCAGAAAGCCCGGGGAGCGGATGTCGGCTCACGCGTGACAGCGCCATCCCCGTCCGTGGACCTGGGGGACAGCGGTACGGATGAGTCCGTCCGCGCCACCCCGGATACGGCACGATTTTCAGATAATGGAAGGCAACAGTGA
- the alaS gene encoding alanine--tRNA ligase yields the protein MKSQEITKRWVDFFVSKGHTAVPSASLVSSDPSLLFTVAGMVPFIPYLTAREEAPYTRATSVQKCIRTGDIEEVGKTARHGTFFQMCGNFSFGDYFKEDAIKYAWELLTTSVDDGGYGLPPELLWVTVYEEDDEAKELWLKNTGVPAERIQKMGKADNYWNTGQPGPAGPCSEIYYDRGPAYGIEGGPLADETRYIEIWNLVFMQYQIDNVRSKDDFDIVGELPKKNIDTGLGMERLAMILQGVENMYETDQVRPVIDKAAELSGKEYTSAETPDDPHHTDDVRMRVVGDHIRSALMLISDGVTPSNEGRGYVLRRLIRRAVRSMRLLGVEQACLPDLLPASRDAMKGVYPVVETDFARISRIAYAEEKAFLRTIASGTARLEEAVKESKAANKQLSGEDAFALHDTYGFPIDLTLEMAEEAGLKVDEAAFRSLMQEQRQRAQADAKGKKGGHADLSAFQDILAQGETVFTGYTELDGESRVRGLLTGGRPVQQAATGDEIELVLSETPFYAEAGGQAADTGLITGDGFVVEVLDVQRPVKGLSVHKAIVREGEIGADSLVRAAVDRERRHAAEQAHTGTHIVHAALHQILGPEATQRGSFNKAGYLRFDFAWGEGLSTATRSEIEEVSNLAIRNNYAVETKVMGLAEAKALGAMALFGENYGSEVRVVEIDGAWSRELCGGTHVANTSLIGSLSLLGEQSVGSGNRRVEAFVGMEAFRHLAAERALVTELTDLLKVPSGQLADRISATLAKLKATEKELDRLRKEQLAASAAQLVNSAKDAAGVSLIAHDAGSVSGADDIRGLALDLRNRLGSAPAAVAVAGVANDRPLVLVATNEAARNAGVKAGALVRLAAGVLGGGGGGKDDVAQGGGTDAGKVGAALAAILDAVERRQS from the coding sequence ATGAAATCGCAGGAGATCACCAAGCGCTGGGTGGACTTTTTTGTCAGCAAGGGCCACACGGCGGTTCCCTCCGCATCGCTGGTGTCCAGCGACCCGTCGCTGCTGTTCACTGTGGCCGGCATGGTGCCTTTCATTCCCTACCTCACGGCCCGCGAAGAGGCGCCGTACACCCGGGCCACTAGCGTCCAGAAGTGCATCCGCACCGGCGACATCGAGGAAGTGGGCAAGACCGCCCGGCACGGCACCTTCTTCCAGATGTGCGGCAACTTTTCCTTTGGTGACTACTTCAAGGAAGACGCCATCAAGTACGCCTGGGAGTTGCTCACCACCAGCGTTGACGACGGCGGGTACGGCCTGCCGCCCGAACTCCTGTGGGTAACGGTCTACGAAGAAGATGACGAAGCCAAGGAACTGTGGCTGAAGAACACCGGCGTTCCCGCGGAGCGCATCCAGAAGATGGGCAAGGCCGACAACTACTGGAACACCGGCCAGCCCGGCCCGGCCGGCCCCTGCTCCGAGATCTACTATGACCGTGGTCCCGCCTACGGCATCGAAGGCGGCCCGCTCGCTGACGAGACCCGGTACATCGAAATCTGGAACCTTGTCTTCATGCAGTACCAGATCGACAACGTCCGCTCCAAGGACGACTTCGACATCGTTGGTGAACTGCCCAAGAAGAACATCGACACCGGCCTGGGCATGGAGCGCCTGGCGATGATCCTCCAGGGTGTCGAGAACATGTACGAGACCGACCAGGTCCGTCCCGTCATCGACAAGGCTGCCGAACTCTCCGGCAAGGAGTACACCTCGGCCGAAACCCCGGATGACCCCCACCACACGGACGATGTCCGGATGCGTGTTGTGGGTGACCACATCCGGTCCGCCCTGATGCTGATTTCCGACGGCGTGACCCCCTCGAACGAGGGCCGCGGCTACGTCCTGCGCCGCCTCATCCGCCGCGCCGTGCGTTCCATGCGCCTCCTCGGCGTAGAGCAGGCCTGCCTTCCGGACCTGCTGCCGGCTTCGCGCGACGCCATGAAGGGCGTCTACCCGGTCGTCGAAACGGACTTCGCCCGGATCAGCCGGATTGCGTACGCCGAAGAAAAAGCTTTCCTGCGGACCATTGCATCCGGCACGGCGAGGCTCGAGGAAGCAGTCAAGGAATCAAAGGCCGCCAACAAGCAGCTGTCCGGCGAAGATGCCTTCGCCCTCCACGACACCTACGGTTTCCCCATTGACCTCACGCTCGAAATGGCCGAGGAAGCCGGGCTGAAGGTTGACGAGGCCGCCTTCCGCAGCCTGATGCAGGAACAGCGCCAGCGTGCCCAGGCCGACGCCAAGGGCAAGAAGGGCGGCCATGCCGACCTCAGCGCCTTCCAGGACATCCTGGCCCAGGGCGAAACGGTCTTCACCGGGTACACCGAGCTCGACGGCGAATCCCGCGTCCGCGGCCTGCTCACCGGCGGCCGTCCGGTCCAGCAGGCAGCCACTGGCGATGAGATCGAACTTGTACTCTCGGAAACGCCGTTCTACGCCGAGGCCGGCGGCCAGGCGGCCGATACCGGCCTCATCACCGGCGACGGCTTCGTGGTCGAGGTCCTGGACGTCCAGCGTCCCGTCAAGGGCCTCAGCGTGCACAAGGCGATTGTCCGCGAAGGCGAAATCGGTGCTGACTCGCTGGTGCGCGCCGCCGTCGACCGCGAACGGCGCCACGCCGCAGAGCAGGCGCACACGGGCACCCACATCGTGCACGCCGCCCTGCACCAGATCCTTGGCCCGGAAGCCACCCAGCGCGGATCCTTCAACAAAGCGGGCTACCTGCGCTTCGACTTCGCCTGGGGCGAGGGCCTGAGCACCGCCACCCGGTCGGAAATCGAAGAGGTGTCAAACCTGGCCATCCGCAACAACTACGCGGTGGAAACAAAGGTCATGGGCCTCGCCGAGGCAAAGGCCCTGGGCGCCATGGCGCTCTTCGGCGAGAACTACGGCAGCGAAGTCCGCGTTGTAGAGATCGACGGCGCGTGGTCCCGTGAGCTGTGCGGCGGAACGCACGTAGCCAACACCTCACTGATCGGCAGCCTTTCCCTGCTGGGCGAACAGTCCGTAGGGTCCGGAAACCGACGCGTGGAAGCCTTCGTGGGCATGGAGGCCTTCCGGCACCTCGCGGCTGAGCGTGCGCTGGTCACTGAACTGACCGATCTCCTGAAGGTGCCGTCCGGGCAGCTGGCCGACCGGATCTCCGCAACGCTTGCCAAGCTCAAGGCCACGGAGAAGGAACTGGACCGGCTCCGCAAGGAACAGCTGGCAGCCTCAGCAGCCCAGCTGGTCAACAGCGCGAAGGACGCGGCGGGCGTTAGCCTCATCGCCCACGACGCCGGTTCCGTCAGCGGCGCAGACGACATCCGCGGCCTGGCACTGGACCTGCGCAACCGGCTGGGCTCGGCACCCGCCGCAGTGGCTGTTGCGGGCGTGGCAAACGACCGGCCGCTGGTCCTGGTGGCCACCAACGAAGCTGCCCGGAACGCCGGAGTGAAGGCAGGAGCCCTGGTTCGGCTGGCTGCCGGAGTCCTTGGCGGCGGAGGCGGCGGCAAGGACGATGTCGCCCAGGGCGGCGGCACCGATGCAGGCAAGGTGGGTGCCGCGTTGGCGGCCATCCTGGATGCCGTCGAACGGCGCCAGTCCTGA
- a CDS encoding DUF948 domain-containing protein, translated as MTGGDIAGLVAAGVFALLVLLLAVPILKLGKVLDEVRTSIRSLSDGATPLMDEVTATVTTTNQQLKKVDGISSNVSDASANLSALSSLVAATVGSPLIKVAAFSYGVRSALSNRKKPSTGRRSR; from the coding sequence ATGACTGGTGGCGATATCGCCGGCCTGGTCGCTGCCGGAGTGTTTGCACTCCTGGTGCTGCTGCTCGCCGTGCCCATCCTCAAGCTGGGCAAGGTGTTGGATGAGGTGCGGACGTCCATCCGGTCACTGAGTGACGGCGCGACGCCCCTGATGGATGAGGTCACGGCCACCGTGACCACCACGAACCAGCAGCTGAAGAAGGTGGACGGCATTTCGTCCAACGTCTCTGATGCTTCTGCCAACCTTTCGGCGCTGTCGTCCCTGGTGGCCGCCACCGTTGGATCGCCGCTGATCAAGGTGGCCGCGTTCAGCTACGGCGTCCGCAGTGCGCTCTCCAACCGCAAGAAGCCCTCCACCGGCCGCCGCAGCCGCTAA
- a CDS encoding DUF6167 family protein, translated as MKRLVWMGIGVAIGVIAFRKVTEAQSALGPEGLNRAVGRLADGVYDFADAVRAGMQERETDLRSALGVETADLVRS; from the coding sequence ATGAAACGACTTGTCTGGATGGGAATCGGCGTGGCCATCGGTGTCATCGCCTTCCGCAAGGTCACCGAGGCCCAGTCCGCTTTGGGCCCGGAAGGCCTCAACAGGGCTGTAGGCAGGCTGGCCGACGGCGTCTACGACTTCGCTGACGCCGTACGCGCCGGAATGCAGGAGCGCGAAACCGACCTGCGGAGTGCGCTCGGCGTCGAAACCGCGGACCTGGTCCGCAGCTGA